AACGTCGGATAAGATCGTGGTTCGTCCCTCACACGATCTATCCTTATTTGTTAGGCTGGCATACATCATACTGTTCCACTTCTTCTGGAAGAGTTATAGTCATCCTTCATTTTATTAACCAACCGCTCAGAAATTTCAACCGCCCAATTCGCTAAGCTCCCCGTCAATATCTTAAACGGCCAGCTATGCGGCTCATCCCGAGTAACGACCGAAGTAGGAACTTTTGAATAAATGATACCCTTCGTTCTTGGCGGAGGTACAACCTGCTCATAACCATTCGTTTTAAAATGAACTAATTCATTTCTAATATAGATAAGATCTTTTACATCCTTCCATTCAGCAAGGCTTTCAAGCCAGCCTGATCCATTTAGACAGTTAGATAATGCCTTCCACTTCTCCTCTAGGCTCGTTGTCCTTTGATAGTTGTAAGCACCCTTATCTTTTAGGTCGTCGGGGATATCCAAAATTTCAACCTCAGGATGATCAATATTGTCAAGCAGAAAGTATGAAACTTGATTAATAAACGCCTCTAGGTGGCATACGGCTAATATGACAGCTGATAACGATGAGTTTAACTCGTCGTTTCCTGATGCTTTATTGGCCATTTCCTTAGCAGAAATAATGTGCAATGAAGCCATATCAGGAAGTTCCTTCATAGATATCCAGCCATCATGGACTCCATGCTCCGTCCAGGACTTTCTTTGTTGATGTCTTGGTATTGTTCGGAGAATAAAATCTAATGGAGAAGTAGCCCTTCCTGTCGAACTAATTTCATCATGAATTCTTTTCGCTTCTTCTGAAATCCCACCATAAATTTGAGGCATGCTGACAGGCTCGAAATCAGCTAAACCACAGCATTCAACGTATAGCTTGTCGCTACCACATGCACACTCTGCCTTATCCCCTATCCCAACTTTATTAAGGCCGCACAACTTTGCCTCGGAATTAATATAATTAAGTTGTTGTTCACAAATATGGTGCAACATATCATCTGATAACTCCTCAGCAAGGAGCTTTGCTTTCCTAAGCATTTCTCGGCCTTGTTTGAACTGCTTAAGCTCGGCATACATGGTTGCAAAATTTCCAAGTGTGGATGCAATATCCCTCTTATTCCCTACCATTTCGCTTAAAAATAAGTCTTTTCTATAATATGAAATTGCTCGGGCGTATCTCTTCTTTTTCCTAAAATATGTACCCAAATTACAGTAGTTATTTGCTAGGCCCTGAGCATCACCAATTTTTAACTTTCTTCTGGATGATTCTTCAAGTTCATTGATCCCCTCTTTTTGGATTGACTCTTTGTCGGAACCTAGTTTAGCGAATGCAATATTTGCTCGTGCTCTCCCTATGTGTTCTGCTTCGGATTCTGAAAATTCTTGTAGGTACTCAATTGAGCTAGTCCAGCATTCAATTGCTTTCTCAATGTTCTTATTTGAATGGAAAGACTTTCCAGCCTCTATTAGATAGATTCCTCGCTTTTTTCTATCTTCAGAAGATTTGCAATTAACATTTTCCCAGCTTTCTAATAATGACTCATAAATACGACAAGATTCATCATAGAAGCCTAGTGCCTCATAAGAAATAGCTAGTGAATTAAGGATGTATTGAGAGAAATCACTTTCTCCATCGTAGAACTCTTCAAGTTCCTCTAGAGTATCAATTGCCTTTTTGTGCTCACCAAGATGCCTATAGGCTACCGACAAGTTTAATTTCGCATTCTTTAGGCTGTCTTCCGACAAATTGGAATCCAGCAAAACTTTCTTTAAGATTAATATTGATTTATCAATAGATTTTTTATCATGTTCAAGAGCCATCATGCCTGCATCATGAATTAAACCATCAATACTCTTACTGTCTTTGGAATTGGCCTGCTTTTTATTTATACAGCACTTCTTATACTTTTTCCCACTACCGCAAAAACACTTTTCATTCCTTCCTGTCTTCATATGGTTCCTATTATAATTTTCCATTTTCTATGAAGAATTGCATGCCTAACGCCGCGTTCACCGGCTCGTCCGGTGCAACGCTTGGTTAGCGCCAAGCCCTTTACCCATGAAAATCGATGAGCCCGGGCACAGCCCTGAAAATTGTTGTGTCTCTGTGATGGCGCTCGGAGCATCCGAGCGAGATAGTTCCTCATAGCCCAACTGCTCAAAGAAATTATCAGCCGTGGTTGTAAGAAGATATAGCGCTTTTAGGTTAGAGCGAGTTGCCCATTCTTCCGAAAATGCTACAAGTTTCCGGCCAAGGCCATTACCTCTATGGGCAGCAGAAATCGCGAGTGATCGAAGAAGCCCGTAATCACCGCGCACCTCAACTCCTATGACACCCACAATCTCGCTTACATGACGGAAGACGAAGAAGCAAACGTCACAATCTTCCCGCAAATCAGCAACTGGCAGATCACAAGCAATCAGAAGAGCACCAACTTCTTGGTTATAGGCAACTTGTTCCACGAAAACCTCTCTAAGCGCTAATCGTGGTGCTGACCGGCGCCGAGCGCCGATCAAGCAGACGAAGTCTGGTTGATCGGTGTGAGGTGTCCGGTCGAGTACCTTGTTCAGGCGCGTAGCGCCGGGGCAAGGTATTCGACGTAGTCAGCACCACGATTCACGGCGGCGCAGCCGCCGTGAATCGCCGCAAATCACCGGCAGCCGAAAGCTGCGTAGCGAGGAACGAGCGGCGCAGCTTTTGGCTGTCCGAGTGAATTTGCCTTGTTAGGCCAAATCCTTAATGAATACATTCGTACTTCCAGTCGTGTGAACCAAGTTGTATCCATTCTTAAGATAAAAATTACTTGCTAGCTTCTTAGTCTTTTTAGATGGATATAGAACACTATTGACTAGAATTATAGCTCTATACTTTTGGGATGACTGTCTTTCTAGCTCACTCAACATCATAGATCCCACGCCTGAGTCTCTTTGTGCCTCCAGTACAGCAATGTTTAGTAGCTCCAATATGTCAGGCGCAAACGATGACGAATAAATAAAGCCTACCAGCTTGGCACCCCTTAGAGCCAATACCGAAGGATATTTATCAATACAACTCTCTATTCGCTGTGCATCAAGTTCTTTATCTGATATATCTCTAAATAAATTTACTATCGCAGTAGTGTCGCCACTATTTGCACGCCGCAATTCAACCGGCAACATGCTATTGGCCTCTCCTGATAAGCACATAGGCTACACCCTTTTTCTCAATCCACACCTTTCCAAACTCATCAATCTTGTATCTTCTTCTCACATTCGAGTCACTATCTGCGGCCGGATCATTGCAGATAATAAAACCATCTTGTATGCCTACCACAACCACCAGATGCCCCGGAGTTTCTTCTATAGCCGCGTTAGTTAATTCTCCCTTTTTGTAGTTAATTGAAACAATCAATGGAAGCCCTGTCTTTAGAAGACGCACAACCTCGAAAAAGTCAGGAATCCTGCAAATATAGCCAACGATGTTTTCATTAGACATTGCCCAGATATTTTGGGGCCAAATTCCAAACATATCATGGATAGAGTTGTATGCTTTGTAGGCAATTTCGACAACATCTGATTTCACTCCATAATAGGCCTCCACCATGTGGATTGATGTAGGCGAACATATTCTTCTACGAATATCTTCTGGGAACGTCATTTGGCTTTTCCGTGGAACTGCTAATTCAACAGCATCAGGTAATTGCTCATTTATCGCAGCAACACCATCACCAAGCTCATTTATAGA
This window of the Desulfobotulus mexicanus genome carries:
- the arsN2 gene encoding arsenic resistance N-acetyltransferase ArsN2, which produces MEQVAYNQEVGALLIACDLPVADLREDCDVCFFVFRHVSEIVGVIGVEVRGDYGLLRSLAISAAHRGNGLGRKLVAFSEEWATRSNLKALYLLTTTADNFFEQLGYEELSRSDAPSAITETQQFSGLCPGSSIFMGKGLGANQALHRTSR
- a CDS encoding GNAT family N-acetyltransferase; this translates as MLPVELRRANSGDTTAIVNLFRDISDKELDAQRIESCIDKYPSVLALRGAKLVGFIYSSSFAPDILELLNIAVLEAQRDSGVGSMMLSELERQSSQKYRAIILVNSVLYPSKKTKKLASNFYLKNGYNLVHTTGSTNVFIKDLA
- a CDS encoding C39 family peptidase, producing MNTILVKCPNGWAVAKEKFPTFASELIESRVSVEVASPTEAKISVLVGEWLNANTEIIPCLSIPTGCKYGYQAQLIYRHGIIEGLSRVAAIGELPEECRKDEIGTEEVSSEIDLFLVNKSIEDVYIEFCVNSENIIAMIESGEYLLSISINELGDGVAAINEQLPDAVELAVPRKSQMTFPEDIRRRICSPTSIHMVEAYYGVKSDVVEIAYKAYNSIHDMFGIWPQNIWAMSNENIVGYICRIPDFFEVVRLLKTGLPLIVSINYKKGELTNAAIEETPGHLVVVVGIQDGFIICNDPAADSDSNVRRRYKIDEFGKVWIEKKGVAYVLIRRGQ
- a CDS encoding tetratricopeptide repeat protein, yielding MKTGRNEKCFCGSGKKYKKCCINKKQANSKDSKSIDGLIHDAGMMALEHDKKSIDKSILILKKVLLDSNLSEDSLKNAKLNLSVAYRHLGEHKKAIDTLEELEEFYDGESDFSQYILNSLAISYEALGFYDESCRIYESLLESWENVNCKSSEDRKKRGIYLIEAGKSFHSNKNIEKAIECWTSSIEYLQEFSESEAEHIGRARANIAFAKLGSDKESIQKEGINELEESSRRKLKIGDAQGLANNYCNLGTYFRKKKRYARAISYYRKDLFLSEMVGNKRDIASTLGNFATMYAELKQFKQGREMLRKAKLLAEELSDDMLHHICEQQLNYINSEAKLCGLNKVGIGDKAECACGSDKLYVECCGLADFEPVSMPQIYGGISEEAKRIHDEISSTGRATSPLDFILRTIPRHQQRKSWTEHGVHDGWISMKELPDMASLHIISAKEMANKASGNDELNSSLSAVILAVCHLEAFINQVSYFLLDNIDHPEVEILDIPDDLKDKGAYNYQRTTSLEEKWKALSNCLNGSGWLESLAEWKDVKDLIYIRNELVHFKTNGYEQVVPPPRTKGIIYSKVPTSVVTRDEPHSWPFKILTGSLANWAVEISERLVNKMKDDYNSSRRSGTV